In one Corallococcus sp. EGB genomic region, the following are encoded:
- a CDS encoding IS66 family insertion sequence element accessory protein TnpB, with protein MAKQVEKPEWARIAEAFEASGQTQREFALAHGMRLSTLQSWVYRHRRSAPSRAEAVRLLPVRVASAPAAPESLLEVVATSGARVRFAVGTDVAYVARLVAALGR; from the coding sequence ATGGCGAAGCAGGTGGAGAAGCCGGAGTGGGCGCGCATCGCGGAGGCCTTTGAGGCGAGCGGGCAGACGCAGCGGGAGTTCGCGTTGGCGCACGGCATGCGGCTGAGCACGTTGCAGTCGTGGGTGTACCGGCATCGGCGGTCCGCTCCATCGCGAGCGGAAGCCGTGCGGCTGTTGCCGGTGCGAGTGGCGAGCGCCCCCGCGGCGCCGGAGTCCCTGCTGGAGGTGGTGGCCACGAGCGGAGCGCGGGTGCGATTCGCGGTAGGCACCGACGTGGCGTACGTGGCCCGGCTCGTCGCCGCGTTGGGGCGCTGA
- the tnpB gene encoding IS66 family insertion sequence element accessory protein TnpB (TnpB, as the term is used for proteins encoded by IS66 family insertion elements, is considered an accessory protein, since TnpC, encoded by a neighboring gene, is a DDE family transposase.) encodes MFALPASVRVVLAVEPVDMRKSIDGLMALVRGAWGEDVYSGHLFAFVSRRGDRIKVLTWSRGGFVLLYKRLETGHFRLPPVDAGAQAVTLDATQLAMLLDGIDVAQVRRQPAWTPPGRPGT; translated from the coding sequence ATGTTCGCCCTGCCTGCGTCGGTGCGCGTGGTGCTGGCGGTGGAGCCGGTGGACATGCGCAAGTCGATTGACGGCCTCATGGCGCTGGTGCGCGGCGCATGGGGCGAGGACGTCTACTCGGGGCACCTCTTCGCCTTCGTCTCCAGGCGGGGCGACCGCATCAAGGTACTGACGTGGAGCCGGGGCGGCTTCGTGCTGCTGTACAAGCGGCTGGAGACGGGCCACTTCCGGCTGCCGCCGGTGGACGCGGGCGCGCAGGCGGTGACGCTGGACGCCACGCAGTTGGCCATGCTGCTGGACGGCATCGACGTGGCCCAGGTGAGGCGCCAGCCCGCCTGGACGCCTCCCGGGCGTCCGGGCACCTGA
- a CDS encoding IS66 family transposase zinc-finger binding domain-containing protein: protein MPRELPQDHFCPWREEAEELKERLTSLEAKMAALERHVFGRRTEKLPTVAAELRGATDSTAAQAEAAKEKRQERAARKAEGAPAREIRHAVPAEERHCPACGSEDLRPLGKGKTSVVYEYVPARFEKQVHVQEVLACACGRGVVTAPPPARVVDRGEYGPGFLSHVVTSKCVVARRNRSSGVRRTRSG, encoded by the coding sequence GTGCCCCGTGAGCTTCCCCAAGACCACTTCTGCCCCTGGCGCGAAGAGGCCGAAGAGCTCAAGGAGCGCCTGACGTCGCTGGAGGCGAAGATGGCGGCGCTGGAGCGTCACGTCTTCGGCAGGAGGACGGAGAAGCTGCCGACGGTGGCCGCCGAGTTGCGTGGAGCCACGGACTCGACGGCGGCCCAGGCCGAGGCCGCGAAAGAGAAGCGGCAAGAGAGAGCCGCCCGCAAGGCCGAGGGGGCCCCGGCGCGGGAGATTCGCCACGCGGTGCCGGCCGAGGAGCGCCACTGCCCGGCGTGCGGCAGCGAGGACTTGAGGCCCCTGGGCAAGGGCAAAACCTCGGTGGTGTACGAGTACGTGCCCGCCCGCTTCGAGAAGCAGGTGCACGTGCAGGAGGTGCTGGCGTGCGCGTGCGGCCGGGGCGTCGTCACCGCCCCGCCTCCGGCCCGGGTGGTGGACAGGGGCGAGTACGGCCCGGGCTTTCTCTCCCACGTGGTGACGTCCAAGTGTGTCGTAGCTCGGCGTAACAGGTCCTCCGGAGTTCGGCGAACCCGGTCGGGGTGA
- the istA gene encoding IS21 family transposase: protein MSNRRVEMDRLQELVRLHRLGTPARQVARVLRMGVDVERSYRRVLEAAGLLRGDVQVLPELEVLKAAVLAGRPAAPPAPQQTSSLEAHRAQVEAWVAKGLQPQAIFTRLQMEAGVPAGSLSAVKRLVGSVRRAQGVSEEDVAIPVETAPGEVAQVDFGEVGRLYDADAGTLRRAWVFVRVLGYSRHLFATVVFDQRVETWLRCHEAAFTYFGGVPRCVVPDNLKAAVVRAAFGVDGERALQRSYRALARHYGFIVDPAPPRAPEKKGKVEAGVRYVKGNFFAGRAGEDARECEAALQRWLRDVASVRVHGTTGRQPRLLFQQAEAEALRALPAAAWAPEVWHEARVHRDAHVMYGRRLYSVPWRLIGQRVWLCVTAYDVRVYAQDERVATHPLRGEGHRSTVESHLPEARAALRHRSRGHWETRAARLGPHTEAYVRAVFDADDVLSQLRCVQAMVVHLEGFPRERAEAACRRALHFGNLRYQGLKDILRRGLDLQPLPQDGHLALATPAATAASPAPRYARDVRTLLLR from the coding sequence GTGAGTAACCGGAGAGTGGAGATGGACCGGCTGCAGGAATTGGTGCGGTTGCACCGCCTGGGCACGCCCGCGCGGCAAGTGGCCCGGGTGCTGCGCATGGGCGTGGACGTGGAGCGCAGCTATCGGCGCGTGCTGGAAGCGGCGGGGCTGCTGCGAGGCGACGTGCAGGTGCTGCCCGAGCTCGAGGTGCTCAAGGCCGCAGTGCTGGCGGGGCGGCCCGCGGCCCCGCCAGCGCCCCAGCAAACGTCCAGCCTGGAGGCACACCGCGCCCAGGTGGAAGCGTGGGTGGCGAAGGGACTGCAGCCACAGGCCATCTTCACCCGGTTGCAGATGGAGGCGGGGGTGCCGGCAGGCAGCCTCTCGGCCGTCAAGCGCCTGGTGGGCAGCGTGCGTCGGGCCCAGGGCGTGAGTGAAGAGGACGTCGCCATCCCCGTGGAGACGGCCCCAGGCGAAGTCGCGCAGGTGGACTTCGGTGAAGTGGGCCGATTGTACGACGCAGACGCAGGGACTCTGCGTCGCGCCTGGGTGTTCGTCAGGGTGCTCGGCTACAGCCGCCACCTCTTCGCCACGGTGGTTTTCGACCAGCGTGTGGAGACGTGGCTGCGCTGCCACGAGGCCGCCTTCACGTACTTTGGCGGGGTGCCCCGGTGCGTGGTGCCCGACAACCTCAAGGCGGCGGTGGTGCGCGCTGCTTTCGGGGTGGACGGGGAGCGGGCCCTGCAGCGCAGCTACCGCGCGCTGGCGCGCCACTACGGCTTCATCGTCGACCCGGCCCCTCCTCGCGCCCCTGAGAAGAAAGGCAAGGTGGAGGCGGGCGTGCGCTACGTGAAAGGCAACTTCTTCGCCGGGAGGGCCGGAGAGGACGCGCGCGAGTGCGAGGCCGCACTGCAGCGCTGGCTGCGGGACGTGGCGTCGGTGCGCGTGCACGGCACGACGGGGCGTCAGCCGCGCCTCCTCTTCCAGCAGGCCGAAGCCGAGGCGCTGCGTGCGCTACCGGCGGCCGCGTGGGCGCCCGAGGTGTGGCACGAGGCCCGCGTGCACCGCGACGCCCACGTCATGTACGGCCGACGGCTGTACTCAGTGCCGTGGCGTCTCATCGGCCAGCGCGTCTGGCTGTGCGTCACGGCCTACGACGTGCGCGTGTACGCCCAGGACGAGCGCGTGGCCACCCACCCGCTGCGCGGCGAGGGCCACCGCAGCACCGTGGAGTCCCACCTGCCCGAGGCGCGCGCGGCCCTGCGCCACCGCAGCCGCGGCCACTGGGAGACACGGGCGGCCCGGCTGGGCCCGCACACCGAGGCGTACGTGCGCGCCGTCTTCGACGCCGATGACGTCCTCAGCCAGCTGCGCTGCGTGCAGGCCATGGTGGTGCACCTGGAGGGCTTCCCGCGCGAGCGGGCCGAGGCCGCGTGCCGCCGGGCGCTGCACTTCGGCAACCTGCGCTACCAGGGCCTCAAGGACATCCTGCGCCGCGGCCTGGACTTGCAGCCGTTGCCCCAGGACGGGCACCTGGCCCTCGCCACGCCCGCCGCCACGGCTGCGTCGCCGGCGCCCCGCTACGCGCGCGACGTGCGCACGCTGCTGCTGCGTTAG
- the istB gene encoding IS21-like element helper ATPase IstB: MSTYDELVPVLKKLRLSGLLQSLEVRCREAADANLSLTEFLYRLLADEVERRDGKQLDVRMRRAAFERPSTLEDFDFSFNTSVPRTKVLELGTCAFVERQENVLVVGPAGVGKSHLAQALGQRACRAGHAVLYVSAHDMLTQLRASRADNGYERRLLRFTTPALLIVDDLGLRPLTGEEGIDLYEIVRRRYERAATCITSNRALEEWPPLFGDALLASAAMDRLLHHSHVLTIEGDSYRNPPPAKRTRAPRAAQVETAAR, encoded by the coding sequence ATGAGTACCTATGACGAGCTCGTCCCCGTGCTGAAGAAGCTGCGCCTGTCCGGGCTGCTGCAGTCCCTCGAGGTGCGCTGCCGCGAGGCGGCCGACGCCAACCTGTCGCTGACGGAATTCCTCTACCGACTCCTGGCCGACGAGGTGGAGCGCCGCGACGGCAAGCAATTGGACGTGCGCATGCGCCGTGCCGCCTTCGAGCGGCCCAGCACCCTGGAGGACTTCGACTTCTCCTTCAACACCTCCGTCCCTCGCACCAAGGTGCTGGAGCTGGGCACCTGCGCCTTTGTCGAGCGGCAAGAGAATGTGCTGGTGGTGGGCCCGGCGGGCGTCGGCAAGAGTCACCTCGCCCAGGCGCTGGGGCAGCGAGCTTGCCGCGCCGGCCACGCCGTCCTCTACGTGAGCGCCCACGACATGCTCACGCAGTTGCGAGCCTCACGCGCCGACAACGGCTACGAGCGTCGCCTCCTGCGCTTCACCACGCCAGCCCTGCTCATCGTCGACGACCTCGGACTGCGGCCCCTTACGGGTGAGGAGGGCATCGACTTGTACGAGATTGTCCGCCGTCGCTACGAGCGCGCGGCCACTTGCATCACCTCCAATCGCGCCTTGGAGGAGTGGCCGCCGCTGTTTGGTGACGCACTGCTGGCCAGCGCCGCCATGGACCGGTTGCTGCACCACTCCCATGTCCTCACCATCGAGGGTGACAGCTACCGTAACCCTCCGCCCGCCAAGCGCACCCGCGCTCCGCGCGCGGCCCAGGTCGAGACTGCCGCACGCTGA
- a CDS encoding IS66 family transposase codes for MSSPSRVTATVTLRPPSAPALRARPRSRLPHADTWRSPCRTGLAEPARPTPSQFLGASRPDLVGRTEQRPAWPSLDTKCADAMPLHRLAQRVERGGVPMSRSTLTDLFHQAASVLRPLSQHLLQVIAAADVVWADETPVRVLDVKKTKQGYLWTFLTQTPEGQWLLGYRFSLGRASTTPKEVLGGTRGVLVVDAYTGYNAVTLPEGRVRVGCWAHVRRRFFDALPSAPEAREALDFILALYRVEALARDAGVVRTDAHRELRQQQSLPVLTALRAWIESQAPRHLPRGPMGQALSYALKQWDALTRVTVRPTTCREGLPG; via the coding sequence ATGTCCTCACCATCGAGGGTGACAGCTACCGTAACCCTCCGCCCGCCAAGCGCACCCGCGCTCCGCGCGCGGCCCAGGTCGAGACTGCCGCACGCTGACACCTGGCGCAGCCCCTGCCGGACCGGTTTGGCCGAACCCGCGCGGCCCACTCCGTCGCAATTCCTGGGCGCTTCACGTCCGGACCTGGTTGGCCGAACCGAACAGCGACCTGCTTGGCCGAGCCTTGACACCAAGTGCGCGGACGCCATGCCCCTGCACCGGCTGGCCCAGCGGGTGGAGAGAGGCGGCGTGCCCATGAGTCGCAGCACCCTGACGGACCTCTTCCACCAGGCCGCCTCGGTGCTGCGGCCTCTCTCGCAGCACCTCTTGCAAGTCATTGCCGCCGCGGACGTGGTGTGGGCCGACGAGACGCCTGTGCGCGTGCTGGACGTGAAGAAGACGAAGCAAGGCTACCTCTGGACTTTCCTCACCCAGACGCCCGAAGGGCAGTGGCTCCTGGGCTACCGCTTCAGCCTGGGCCGCGCCAGCACCACGCCGAAGGAAGTCCTGGGCGGCACCCGGGGCGTCCTCGTCGTGGATGCCTATACCGGCTACAACGCGGTGACGCTGCCCGAAGGGCGCGTCCGCGTCGGGTGTTGGGCGCACGTGCGACGGCGCTTCTTCGACGCGCTCCCCTCCGCGCCCGAGGCCCGCGAGGCCTTGGACTTCATTCTGGCCCTCTACCGGGTGGAGGCGCTGGCCCGCGACGCGGGCGTCGTGCGCACCGACGCGCACCGCGAGCTGCGCCAGCAGCAAAGTCTCCCCGTCCTCACTGCGCTGCGTGCGTGGATTGAATCCCAGGCCCCACGCCACCTGCCCAGGGGCCCCATGGGCCAGGCCCTCTCCTACGCGCTGAAGCAGTGGGACGCCCTGACGCGCGTAACCGTCCGGCCAACGACGTGCCGTGAGGGATTGCCGGGGTAG
- a CDS encoding IS66 family insertion sequence element accessory protein TnpB — MAKQVEKPEWARIAEAFEASGQTQREFALAHGMRLSTLQSWVYRHRRSAPSRAEAVRLLPVRVASAPAAPESLVVVATSGARVRFAVGTDVGYVARLVAALGR, encoded by the coding sequence ATGGCGAAGCAGGTGGAGAAGCCGGAGTGGGCGCGCATCGCGGAGGCCTTTGAGGCGAGCGGGCAGACGCAGCGGGAGTTCGCGTTGGCGCACGGCATGCGGCTGAGCACGTTGCAGTCGTGGGTGTACCGGCATCGGCGGTCCGCTCCATCGCGAGCGGAAGCCGTGCGGCTGTTGCCGGTGCGAGTGGCGAGCGCCCCCGCGGCGCCGGAGTCCCTGGTGGTGGTGGCCACGAGCGGAGCGCGGGTGCGATTCGCGGTAGGTACCGACGTCGGTTACGTGGCCCGGCTCGTCGCCGCGTTGGGGCGCTGA
- the tnpB gene encoding IS66 family insertion sequence element accessory protein TnpB (TnpB, as the term is used for proteins encoded by IS66 family insertion elements, is considered an accessory protein, since TnpC, encoded by a neighboring gene, is a DDE family transposase.): MFALPASVRVVLAMEPVDMRKSIDGLMALVRTAWGEDVYSGHLFAFVSRRGDRIKVLTWSRGGFVLLYKRLETGRFRLPPVDAGAQAVTLDATQLAMLLDGIDVAQVRRQPAWTPPGRPGT; this comes from the coding sequence ATGTTCGCCCTGCCTGCGTCGGTGCGCGTGGTGCTGGCGATGGAGCCGGTGGACATGCGCAAGTCGATTGACGGCCTCATGGCGCTGGTGCGCACGGCATGGGGCGAGGACGTCTACTCGGGGCACCTCTTCGCCTTCGTCTCCAGGCGGGGCGACCGCATCAAGGTACTGACGTGGAGCCGGGGCGGCTTCGTGCTGCTGTACAAGCGGCTGGAGACGGGCCGCTTCCGGCTGCCGCCGGTGGACGCGGGCGCGCAGGCGGTGACGCTGGACGCCACGCAGTTGGCCATGCTGCTGGACGGCATCGACGTGGCCCAGGTGAGGCGCCAGCCCGCCTGGACGCCTCCCGGGCGTCCGGGCACCTGA
- a CDS encoding IS66 family transposase, with product MPRELPQDHFCPWREEAEELKERLTSLEAKMAALERHVFGRRTEKLPTVAAELRGATDSTAAQAEAAKEKRQERAARKAEGAPAREIRHAVPAEERHCPACGSEDLRPLGKGKTSVVYEYVPARFEKQVHVQEVLACACGRGVVTAPPPARVVDRGEYGPGFLSHVVTSKCADAMPLHRLAQRVERGGVPMSRSTLTDLFHQAASVLLPLSQHLLQCIASADVVWADETPMRVLDVKKTRQGYLWTFLTQTPTGEWLIGYRFSLGRASTTPEDVLGGTRGALVVDAYTGYNAVTLPEGRVRVGCWAHVRRRFFDALPTAPEAREALDFILALYRVEALARDAGVVRTDAHQALRQQQSLPVLTALRAWMESQAPRHLPRGPMGQALSYALKQWDALARFVSDARLPLDNNRSEAALRKAALGRKNFLFVGHEAAGQNLAGLYALVATCEANQVNPEAYLADVLLRVQTHPYSRIGELLPHEWMRRRAADPPESPLQPSP from the coding sequence GTGCCCCGTGAGCTTCCCCAAGACCACTTCTGCCCCTGGCGCGAAGAGGCCGAAGAGCTCAAGGAGCGCCTGACGTCGCTGGAGGCGAAGATGGCGGCGCTGGAGCGTCACGTCTTCGGCAGGAGGACGGAGAAGCTGCCGACGGTGGCCGCCGAGTTGCGTGGAGCCACGGACTCGACGGCGGCCCAGGCCGAGGCCGCGAAAGAGAAGCGGCAAGAGAGAGCCGCCCGCAAGGCCGAGGGGGCCCCGGCGCGGGAGATTCGCCACGCGGTGCCGGCCGAGGAGCGCCACTGCCCGGCGTGCGGCAGCGAGGACTTGAGGCCCCTGGGCAAGGGCAAAACCTCGGTGGTGTACGAGTACGTGCCCGCCCGCTTCGAGAAGCAGGTGCACGTGCAGGAGGTGCTGGCGTGCGCGTGCGGCCGGGGCGTCGTCACCGCCCCGCCTCCGGCCCGGGTGGTGGACAGGGGCGAGTACGGCCCGGGCTTCCTCTCCCACGTGGTGACGTCCAAGTGCGCGGACGCCATGCCCCTGCACCGGCTGGCCCAGCGGGTGGAGAGAGGCGGCGTGCCCATGAGTCGCAGCACGCTGACGGACCTCTTCCACCAGGCCGCCTCGGTGCTGCTTCCTCTTTCGCAGCACCTCCTGCAGTGCATTGCGTCCGCGGACGTGGTGTGGGCCGACGAGACGCCCATGCGCGTGCTGGACGTGAAGAAGACACGCCAGGGCTACCTCTGGACCTTCCTCACCCAGACGCCCACGGGCGAGTGGCTCATCGGCTACCGCTTCAGCCTCGGCCGGGCCAGCACGACGCCCGAGGACGTGCTGGGCGGCACCCGGGGCGCCCTCGTCGTGGATGCCTATACCGGCTACAACGCGGTGACGCTGCCCGAAGGGCGCGTCCGCGTCGGGTGTTGGGCGCATGTGCGGCGTCGCTTCTTCGACGCGCTGCCCACCGCGCCCGAGGCCCGCGAGGCCTTGGACTTCATTCTGGCCCTCTACCGGGTGGAGGCGCTGGCCCGCGACGCGGGCGTCGTGCGCACGGACGCGCACCAAGCGCTGCGCCAGCAGCAAAGTCTCCCCGTCCTCACTGCGCTGCGTGCGTGGATGGAATCCCAGGCCCCACGCCACCTGCCCAGGGGCCCCATGGGCCAGGCCCTTTCCTACGCGCTCAAGCAGTGGGACGCCCTGGCGCGTTTCGTCTCTGACGCGCGTCTGCCCTTGGACAACAACCGCTCCGAGGCGGCGCTGCGCAAGGCCGCCCTGGGCCGGAAGAATTTCCTCTTCGTCGGCCACGAGGCCGCAGGGCAGAACCTCGCCGGCCTCTACGCTCTCGTCGCCACCTGCGAGGCCAACCAGGTCAATCCCGAGGCCTACCTCGCGGATGTCCTGTTGCGCGTCCAGACGCACCCGTACTCGCGCATCGGTGAGTTGCTACCTCACGAGTGGATGCGGCGACGCGCCGCTGACCCGCCCGAGTCACCCCTCCAGCCCAGTCCCTGA
- a CDS encoding transposase — MQQPSATEAQAPEVRLVGRLATELEAVGAWLQPHFRRREAHATAVEYVKALLGRAQRKNVWGLSEEAGHRAPYAFQNLLLRAKWDADAVRDDVLEYARRALGEGGILAVDETGFLKKGEKSVGVARQYTGTAGKVENAQVGVFLSVTVRPVTCRKD; from the coding sequence ATGCAGCAGCCATCGGCTACAGAAGCGCAGGCACCGGAAGTCCGGCTGGTTGGCCGTCTCGCGACGGAACTGGAAGCGGTCGGCGCGTGGCTGCAGCCGCACTTCCGCAGGCGCGAGGCGCATGCCACCGCGGTCGAGTACGTGAAGGCCCTGCTGGGGCGAGCGCAGCGCAAGAATGTGTGGGGCCTTTCGGAGGAGGCCGGGCATCGAGCGCCCTATGCCTTCCAGAACCTGCTGCTGCGTGCGAAGTGGGACGCGGATGCGGTGCGCGACGACGTGCTGGAGTACGCACGCAGGGCGCTGGGGGAAGGCGGCATTCTCGCGGTGGACGAGACGGGCTTCCTGAAGAAGGGAGAGAAGTCCGTGGGCGTCGCGCGCCAGTACACAGGCACTGCGGGCAAGGTGGAGAACGCGCAAGTGGGCGTCTTCCTCTCGGTAACCGTCCGGCCAGTGACGTGCCGGAAGGATTGA
- a CDS encoding transposase, with protein sequence MSTVVVRLQSFRHVTGRTVTPCKLRSRCTQAASGRGRSVTMGDDERLQKRLRSRLQSRTGRAQLRERVGVEHCLAHLANRQGPKARYRGTRRNLFDLRRIAVVQNLEVAARYQRAA encoded by the coding sequence CTGAGCACGGTCGTGGTCCGTCTTCAATCCTTCCGGCACGTCACTGGCCGGACGGTTACGCCGTGCAAGCTGCGCTCGCGTTGTACCCAGGCCGCGTCCGGCAGGGGGCGCAGCGTCACGATGGGCGACGATGAGCGGCTCCAGAAGCGCCTGCGCTCACGTCTGCAGTCGCGCACGGGCCGCGCACAACTCCGCGAGCGTGTCGGCGTCGAGCATTGCCTGGCACATCTCGCCAACCGCCAGGGCCCGAAGGCCCGTTACCGAGGCACGCGCCGCAACCTCTTTGACCTCAGGCGAATCGCGGTCGTCCAAAACCTCGAGGTCGCCGCGCGCTATCAGCGCGCGGCGTGA
- a CDS encoding helix-turn-helix domain-containing protein: MSGGWKKQQKQDRTSERGRFSAKRKKEAVLRLFKGEELDALSRELGVTAAVLSEWREKFLAGGEANLKSREPEAADDEVLRLKAPRPSQVLAMQRAT, encoded by the coding sequence TTGTCCGGTGGATGGAAGAAGCAGCAGAAGCAGGACAGGACGTCGGAGCGCGGTCGATTCTCGGCGAAGCGCAAGAAGGAGGCCGTGCTCCGGTTGTTCAAGGGCGAGGAACTCGACGCCCTGTCGCGGGAGCTGGGTGTCACGGCGGCCGTGCTGAGTGAGTGGCGGGAGAAGTTCCTGGCTGGGGGCGAAGCGAACCTCAAGAGCCGCGAGCCGGAAGCAGCGGACGACGAGGTGCTGCGGCTCAAGGCTCCGCGACCATCTCAAGTCCTCGCAATGCAGCGGGCGACCTGA